In Nycticebus coucang isolate mNycCou1 chromosome 24, mNycCou1.pri, whole genome shotgun sequence, a single window of DNA contains:
- the TM2D2 gene encoding TM2 domain-containing protein 2 isoform X1, translating into MVLGGYPVSYLLLCGQAALLLGNLLLLHCVSRSLSQNATAEPELTSAAHPEVSTGTPSWEYGDPHSPVILCSYLPDEFIECDDPVDHVGNLTASQELGYGCLKFGGQAYSDVEHTSVQCRALHGIECAGSRTFLRENKPCIKYTGHYFITTLLYSFFLGCFGVDRFCLGHTGTAVGKLLTLGGLGIWWFVDLILLITGGLMPSDGSNWCTVY; encoded by the exons ATGGTGTTGGGTGGTTACCCGGTGAGTTACTTACTTCTCTGCGGCCAGGCGGCCTTGCTCCTGGGGAATCTACTTCTGCTGCATTGTGTCTCTCGGAGCCTCTCGCAAAATGCTACCGCCGAGCCAGAGCTCACATCCGCCGCCCACCCGGAGGTCTCCACCGGTACTCCGAGCTGGGAATATGGCGATCCCCATTCTCCAGTCATCCTTTGCTCCTACCT ACCTGATGAATTTATAGAATGTGACGACCCAGTGGATCATGTTGGAAACCTAACTGCATCCCAGGAACTTGGTTATGGTTGTCTCAag TTCGGTGGACAGGCCTACAGTGATGTGGAACATACTTCTGTCCAGTGCCGGGCCTTACATGGAATTGAGTGTGCTGGTTCTAGGACCTTTCTACGAGAAAATAAACCTTGTATAAA GTATACCGGACACTACTTCATAACCACTTTACTCTATTCCTTCTTCCTGGGATGTTTTGGAGTGGACCGTTTCTGTCTGGGGCACACTGGCACAGCAGTAGGGAAGCTGTTGACGCTCGGAGGACTTGGGATTTGGTGGTTCGTTGACCTTATTTTGCTTATTACTGGAGGGTTGATGCCAAGTGATGGCAGCAACTGGTGCACTGTTTACTAA
- the TM2D2 gene encoding TM2 domain-containing protein 2 isoform X2 — MVLGGYPVSYLLLCGQAALLLGNLLLLHCVSRSLSQNATAEPELTSAAHPEVSTGTPSWEYGDPHSPVILCSYLPDEFIECDDPVDHVGNLTASQELGYGCLKFGGQAYSDVEHTSVQCRALHGIECAGSRTFLRENKPCIKYTGHYFITTLLYSFFLGCFGVDRFCLGHTGTAVGKLLTLGGLGIWCADLRPDHLEGTSLSKKTTLNF; from the exons ATGGTGTTGGGTGGTTACCCGGTGAGTTACTTACTTCTCTGCGGCCAGGCGGCCTTGCTCCTGGGGAATCTACTTCTGCTGCATTGTGTCTCTCGGAGCCTCTCGCAAAATGCTACCGCCGAGCCAGAGCTCACATCCGCCGCCCACCCGGAGGTCTCCACCGGTACTCCGAGCTGGGAATATGGCGATCCCCATTCTCCAGTCATCCTTTGCTCCTACCT ACCTGATGAATTTATAGAATGTGACGACCCAGTGGATCATGTTGGAAACCTAACTGCATCCCAGGAACTTGGTTATGGTTGTCTCAag TTCGGTGGACAGGCCTACAGTGATGTGGAACATACTTCTGTCCAGTGCCGGGCCTTACATGGAATTGAGTGTGCTGGTTCTAGGACCTTTCTACGAGAAAATAAACCTTGTATAAA GTATACCGGACACTACTTCATAACCACTTTACTCTATTCCTTCTTCCTGGGATGTTTTGGAGTGGACCGTTTCTGTCTGGGGCACACTGGCACAGCAGTAGGGAAGCTGTTGACGCTCGGAGGACTTGGGATTTGGTG TGCTGATCTCAGACCTGACCATTTGGAGGGAACCAGTTTGAGTAAAAAGACTACTTTGAATTTTTAA